The following are encoded in a window of Streptomyces sp. SAT1 genomic DNA:
- a CDS encoding cysteine desulfurase-like protein: MALDVDAIRARIPALKSGSARFDAPGGTQTPQPVIDAVAEALSRPLANRGRTTEGERNADGIVTRARGALADLLGADPRGVVFGRSATQLTYDLSRTLARTWGPGDEVVVTRLDHDSNIRPWIQAAEAAGAAVRCADFDADTGELDPGRVAAVLSPRTRLVALTAASNLIGTRPDVPAVAALAHGAGALLHVDAVHHAAHAAVDLAALGADTLVCSPYKFLGPHLGVLAARPEFLEGLRPDKLLPSSDAVPERFELGTLPYELLAGAAAAVDFLAGLDGAARGDRRARLTASFAALEAHECVLRERIERGLADLGGITVHSRAAHRTPTLLFTVAGLRPAEVSAHLAGHGVDAPAGSFYALEASRHLGLGDEGGVRVGLAPYSSAEDVDRLLTALARLPR; encoded by the coding sequence ATGGCCCTCGACGTCGACGCGATCCGCGCGCGGATCCCCGCCCTGAAGTCCGGCTCGGCGCGTTTCGACGCGCCCGGCGGCACCCAGACACCGCAGCCCGTCATCGACGCCGTCGCCGAGGCCCTGTCCCGCCCGCTGGCCAACCGGGGCCGCACCACCGAGGGCGAGCGCAACGCGGACGGCATCGTCACGCGGGCGCGCGGCGCGCTGGCCGATCTGCTCGGCGCCGACCCGCGGGGTGTGGTCTTCGGCCGCAGCGCCACCCAGCTGACCTACGACCTGTCCCGCACGCTCGCCAGGACCTGGGGACCGGGCGACGAGGTGGTGGTGACGCGCCTGGACCACGACTCCAACATCCGGCCCTGGATCCAGGCGGCCGAGGCGGCCGGCGCGGCGGTGCGGTGCGCGGACTTCGACGCCGACACCGGCGAACTGGACCCCGGGCGGGTGGCGGCGGTGCTCTCCCCGCGCACCCGTCTTGTCGCGCTCACCGCGGCGTCCAACCTCATCGGCACCCGCCCCGACGTCCCGGCCGTCGCCGCGCTGGCGCACGGGGCCGGGGCGCTGCTGCACGTGGACGCGGTGCATCACGCCGCGCACGCGGCGGTGGACCTCGCCGCGCTGGGCGCGGACACCCTGGTGTGCTCGCCGTACAAGTTCCTCGGGCCGCATCTGGGGGTGCTGGCGGCCCGGCCCGAGTTCCTGGAGGGGCTGCGCCCCGACAAGCTGCTGCCGTCCAGTGACGCCGTGCCCGAGCGCTTCGAACTGGGCACGCTGCCCTATGAGTTGCTGGCCGGTGCCGCTGCCGCCGTGGACTTCCTCGCCGGTCTGGACGGCGCTGCGCGAGGCGACCGCCGGGCCCGTCTGACCGCCTCCTTCGCCGCGCTGGAGGCCCACGAGTGCGTACTGCGGGAGCGGATCGAGCGGGGGCTCGCGGACCTCGGCGGGATCACCGTCCACTCGCGTGCGGCGCACCGCACCCCGACGCTGCTGTTCACCGTGGCGGGCCTGCGCCCGGCCGAGGTGTCCGCGCATCTGGCCGGGCACGGCGTGGACGCGCCCGCCGGGTCCTTCTACGCGCTGGAGGCGTCGCGGCACCTCGGCCTGGGCGACGAGGGCGGGGTACGGGTGGGACTCGCGCCGTACAGCAGCGCCGAGGACGTCGACCGGCTGCTGACGGCGCTGGCCCGCCTCCCCCGGTGA
- a CDS encoding NCS1 family nucleobase:cation symporter-1 — translation MTALEDRSSVQSGTMATSSALYTRDLAPTKREGRRWGAYNVFTLWANDVHSLGNYAFALGLFALGLNVWGILAAFALASVLLFLLLTLSGFMGHRTGVPFPVMGRIAFGVRGAKIPAAVRGVVAITWFGIQTYLASSVLSILLVALIPSLGRLDTNSLLGQSTLGWITFLALWALQVLIVSYGMRMIRRYMAFAAPTTLLTMCALAVWMFVRAGGSVSLDDGAPLTGGAMWLQVFQAAALWVVVYGTFVLNFCDFTRSARSRAAIVRGNIVGIPVNMLFFACIVAVLSGAQFTLDGRVITSPTDIVRTVPHMFLLVLASLALIALTVAVNLLANFVAPIYALVDLFPRRLDFRRAGLVSAALGLVITPWNLYDSPVVVNYFLGGLGALLGPLFGVIMADYWLLRKTRVNVPALYTEDPDADYHYRRGYNPRAVAAFLPSAAAAVTVALVPYFHALAGFSWFVGALLAALLHTAVADRSAPVRDLDGEAIAVAAE, via the coding sequence ATGACTGCCCTGGAGGACCGGTCGTCCGTGCAGAGCGGCACCATGGCCACCAGCTCCGCCCTCTACACCCGCGACCTCGCCCCCACGAAGCGGGAAGGGCGCCGCTGGGGCGCCTACAACGTCTTCACCCTGTGGGCCAACGACGTGCACAGCCTGGGCAATTACGCCTTCGCCCTCGGCCTGTTCGCCCTCGGTCTGAACGTGTGGGGCATCCTGGCCGCCTTCGCGCTCGCCTCCGTCCTGCTCTTCCTCCTGCTGACCCTCTCCGGCTTCATGGGCCACCGGACCGGAGTCCCCTTCCCCGTCATGGGCCGGATCGCCTTCGGCGTCAGGGGCGCGAAGATACCGGCCGCCGTCCGCGGGGTCGTCGCCATCACCTGGTTTGGTATCCAGACCTATCTCGCCTCGTCCGTCCTGAGCATCCTCCTGGTCGCGCTCATCCCCTCGCTGGGCCGCCTGGACACCAATTCCCTGCTCGGCCAGTCCACCCTGGGCTGGATCACCTTCCTGGCGCTGTGGGCGCTCCAGGTGCTCATCGTCAGCTACGGCATGCGGATGATCCGCCGCTACATGGCCTTCGCCGCGCCCACCACCCTGCTCACCATGTGCGCGCTCGCGGTGTGGATGTTCGTCCGCGCGGGCGGCTCCGTCTCCCTCGACGACGGCGCCCCGCTCACCGGCGGCGCCATGTGGCTCCAGGTCTTCCAGGCCGCCGCCCTGTGGGTGGTCGTCTACGGCACGTTCGTCCTCAACTTCTGCGACTTCACCCGCTCCGCGCGCAGCCGCGCCGCCATCGTCCGCGGCAACATCGTCGGCATCCCCGTGAACATGCTCTTCTTCGCCTGCATCGTGGCCGTCCTCAGCGGAGCCCAGTTCACGCTGGACGGCCGCGTCATCACCAGCCCCACGGACATCGTCCGCACCGTCCCCCACATGTTCCTGCTGGTCCTGGCCTCGCTCGCCCTGATCGCCCTCACCGTGGCGGTCAACCTGCTGGCCAACTTCGTGGCGCCCATCTACGCCCTGGTCGACCTGTTCCCCCGCAGGCTCGACTTCCGGCGGGCGGGCCTGGTCAGCGCGGCCCTCGGTCTGGTGATCACCCCCTGGAACCTGTACGACAGCCCGGTCGTCGTCAACTACTTCCTCGGCGGCCTCGGCGCACTCCTCGGCCCGCTGTTCGGCGTGATCATGGCCGACTACTGGCTGCTGCGGAAGACGCGGGTGAACGTGCCCGCGCTCTACACCGAGGACCCGGACGCCGACTACCACTACCGCCGCGGTTACAACCCGCGCGCCGTCGCCGCGTTCCTGCCGAGCGCCGCCGCGGCCGTCACCGTCGCCCTGGTGCCGTACTTCCACGCCCTGGCCGGCTTCTCCTGGTTCGTCGGCGCCCTCCTCGCCGCCCTGCTCCACACGGCCGTCGCCGACCGTTCCGCACCCGTCCGCGACCTCGACGGCGAGGCCATCGCCGTCGCCGCGGAATAG
- a CDS encoding zinc-binding dehydrogenase, giving the protein MKTRAAVLREVSRRRPYGETRPVEIEELDLGAPRAGEVRVRTAAASLCHSDLSVVNGDRVRPLPMALGHEAVGVVEETGPGVDRLAPGDHVALVFVPSCGYCARCTEGRPALCDRAAAANGSGALLHGPSLLTDAAGERVHHHLGVSAFAEHAVVAQESVVPIPADVPFAVASLFGCAVLTGAGAAINTARLGPGRSAVVYGLGGVGLSAVLGARAAGASPIVAVDPVPAKRDLALRLGATHAFAPDEALEAVRDLTGGGAEVAIEAVGSPQVMAACLEAVGRGGTVVPVGLPAPGRALEVPALAFAGEGKSIVGSYMGDAVPRRDIPRFLGLWRAGLMPVEHLHTDTLPLDGLNTALEELASGRAVRQVVDTSGLLSATAP; this is encoded by the coding sequence GTGAAGACCCGCGCCGCCGTCCTGCGCGAGGTCTCCCGCCGCCGCCCCTACGGCGAGACCCGCCCCGTCGAGATCGAGGAACTGGACCTCGGCGCCCCGCGCGCGGGCGAGGTCAGGGTGCGCACGGCCGCCGCCTCGCTGTGCCACTCCGACCTGTCCGTCGTCAACGGCGACCGGGTCAGGCCGCTGCCCATGGCCCTGGGCCACGAGGCGGTCGGCGTGGTCGAGGAGACCGGCCCCGGGGTCGACCGGCTCGCCCCCGGCGACCATGTGGCGCTCGTTTTCGTGCCGAGCTGCGGCTACTGCGCGCGGTGCACCGAGGGCCGGCCCGCCCTGTGCGACCGGGCCGCCGCCGCCAACGGCTCCGGCGCCCTGCTGCACGGCCCGTCCCTGCTCACCGACGCCGCGGGCGAGCGGGTCCACCACCACCTCGGCGTCTCCGCGTTCGCCGAACACGCCGTGGTCGCCCAGGAGTCGGTGGTCCCGATCCCCGCCGATGTGCCGTTCGCCGTGGCCTCGCTGTTCGGCTGCGCCGTCCTCACCGGCGCCGGGGCCGCCATCAACACCGCACGCCTGGGCCCCGGCCGCTCCGCCGTGGTGTACGGGCTCGGCGGGGTCGGCCTGTCGGCCGTGCTCGGGGCCCGCGCCGCGGGCGCGAGCCCGATCGTCGCCGTCGACCCGGTGCCCGCCAAACGCGACCTCGCGCTGCGCCTCGGCGCCACCCACGCCTTCGCCCCCGACGAGGCGCTGGAGGCGGTGCGCGACCTGACCGGCGGGGGAGCGGAGGTGGCCATCGAGGCGGTCGGCAGCCCGCAGGTGATGGCGGCCTGCCTGGAGGCGGTGGGCCGCGGCGGCACGGTCGTCCCGGTCGGCCTCCCGGCGCCCGGCCGAGCCCTCGAAGTGCCCGCGCTGGCCTTCGCCGGCGAGGGCAAGAGCATCGTCGGCTCCTACATGGGCGACGCGGTGCCGCGCCGCGACATCCCCCGCTTCCTCGGCCTGTGGCGCGCCGGCCTGATGCCGGTGGAGCACCTGCACACCGACACCCTGCCGCTGGACGGCCTCAACACGGCCCTGGAGGAACTCGCCTCGGGCCGCGCGGTGCGCCAGGTCGTCGACACCTCCGGACTGCTGTCCGCGACCGCGCCCTGA
- a CDS encoding glycerol-3-phosphate dehydrogenase/oxidase, translated as MITMPARKPRRSAAATRRAPLLLDRAAARRRLADDTYDVLVVGGGITGAYAALDAASRGLRTALIEKDDFASGTSSKSSKMVHGGLRYIEQGNVNLVRHSLLERHRFRQNAPHLVHRLPFLFPVLEKEGVFDARLAKGFEGLLWTYDLVGGWRIGKLHQRLTVPEVLAQAPTLRAENLKGGLLYFDARTDDARLVLTVARTAAALGATVLNGVRADGLLMSGGRVAGAKVTADGDTFEIRAHAVVNATGVWTDELDAQADAGHAPQVRPAKGVHIVVPWDKVRINCTVTVPIPGRARRATCTRWGNTVVLGTTDEDYQGSPDDVHCTRQEMEFLLEGANTAFEGKLTPDDVVGSIGGLRPLVGGKEGATLDMRRDHHITIGRTGMVTVTGGKLTTSRHMGELVIDKVMTVLGRSARSRTARLPLLGGAGYDAEAVAASGGLAAHLGERYGTEARFVGDLVQQDPTLAEPVVPGLPYTRAEVVYAARAEMARSVDDVLSRRTRARLFARDASAGAAQAVGELLGAELGFSQAQIERSVADYLSSVRHERSILLEGAAA; from the coding sequence GTGATCACCATGCCCGCCCGGAAGCCGCGGCGCTCCGCCGCGGCGACCCGTCGAGCCCCGCTGCTGCTCGACCGCGCGGCGGCCAGGCGCAGGCTGGCCGACGACACCTACGACGTCCTCGTCGTCGGCGGCGGCATCACCGGTGCCTACGCCGCCCTGGACGCGGCCTCCCGGGGGCTGCGCACCGCGCTGATCGAGAAGGACGACTTCGCCTCCGGCACCTCCTCGAAGTCCTCGAAGATGGTCCACGGCGGTCTGCGCTACATCGAGCAGGGCAACGTCAACCTGGTCCGCCACTCCCTCCTCGAACGCCACCGCTTCCGCCAGAACGCCCCGCACCTGGTGCACCGGCTGCCGTTCCTCTTCCCGGTCCTGGAGAAGGAAGGCGTCTTCGACGCCCGCCTCGCCAAGGGCTTCGAGGGCCTGCTGTGGACGTACGACCTGGTCGGCGGCTGGCGCATCGGCAAGCTGCACCAGCGGCTCACCGTGCCCGAGGTGCTCGCGCAGGCCCCCACCCTGCGCGCCGAGAACCTCAAGGGCGGCCTGCTGTACTTCGACGCCCGCACCGACGACGCCCGCCTGGTGCTGACCGTCGCCCGCACCGCGGCCGCGCTCGGCGCCACCGTCCTCAACGGCGTCCGCGCCGACGGACTGCTCATGAGCGGCGGCCGGGTCGCCGGGGCGAAGGTCACCGCCGACGGCGACACCTTCGAGATACGCGCGCACGCCGTCGTGAACGCCACCGGTGTGTGGACCGACGAACTCGACGCGCAGGCCGACGCGGGACACGCCCCGCAGGTGCGGCCCGCCAAGGGCGTCCACATCGTCGTCCCCTGGGACAAGGTGCGCATCAACTGCACGGTCACCGTGCCCATCCCGGGCCGCGCCCGCCGCGCCACCTGCACCCGCTGGGGCAACACCGTCGTCCTCGGCACCACCGACGAGGACTACCAGGGCTCCCCGGACGACGTGCACTGCACCCGCCAGGAGATGGAGTTCCTGCTCGAAGGGGCCAACACCGCCTTCGAGGGCAAGCTCACCCCGGACGACGTGGTCGGCTCCATCGGCGGACTGCGCCCGCTGGTCGGCGGCAAGGAGGGCGCCACCCTCGACATGCGGCGCGACCACCACATCACGATCGGCCGCACCGGCATGGTCACCGTCACCGGCGGCAAGCTGACCACCAGCCGCCACATGGGCGAACTCGTCATCGACAAGGTGATGACCGTCCTCGGCCGCAGCGCCCGCAGCCGCACCGCCCGGCTGCCGCTGCTCGGCGGCGCCGGCTACGACGCCGAGGCCGTGGCCGCCTCCGGCGGACTCGCCGCCCACCTGGGCGAACGCTACGGCACCGAGGCCCGCTTCGTCGGCGACCTCGTCCAGCAGGACCCCACCCTCGCCGAACCGGTCGTCCCCGGCCTGCCCTACACCCGCGCCGAGGTCGTCTACGCCGCCCGCGCCGAGATGGCCCGCTCCGTCGACGACGTCCTGTCCCGGCGCACCCGCGCCCGGCTGTTCGCCCGCGACGCCTCCGCCGGCGCAGCCCAGGCCGTCGGCGAACTCCTCGGCGCCGAACTCGGTTTCAGCCAGGCCCAGATCGAGCGCTCCGTCGCCGACTACCTCTCCTCCGTCCGTCACGAACGGTCCATCCTCCTCGAAGGGGCAGCAGCATGA
- a CDS encoding aspartate/glutamate racemase family protein, producing the protein MRILVVNVNTTRSLTDAIGAQAAEAAGPGTEIVPLTPAFGAESVEGNYESYLAAVAVMETVRAHPGPYDAVIQAGYGEHGREGLQELLDVPVVDITEAAASTARFLGRRYSVVTTLDRTVPLIEERLDVAGLSARCASVRATGLPVLDLERDPRAAADAITEQALRAVTDDRAEVICLGCGGMAGLAGQVAERTGVPVVDGVSAAVTIAESLVRLGLTTSKVRTYAPPRPKKLANWPPRTA; encoded by the coding sequence ATGCGCATCCTCGTGGTCAACGTCAACACCACCCGGTCCCTCACCGACGCCATCGGCGCGCAGGCCGCCGAAGCGGCCGGTCCGGGCACCGAGATCGTCCCGCTGACCCCCGCCTTCGGCGCGGAGTCCGTCGAGGGCAACTACGAGAGCTACCTCGCCGCCGTCGCCGTCATGGAGACCGTGCGCGCCCACCCCGGCCCCTACGACGCGGTCATCCAGGCCGGATACGGCGAGCACGGCCGCGAGGGGCTCCAGGAACTGCTGGACGTCCCCGTCGTCGACATCACCGAGGCCGCGGCGAGCACCGCCCGGTTCCTCGGCCGCCGCTACTCCGTCGTCACCACCCTCGACCGCACGGTCCCGCTGATCGAGGAACGCCTCGACGTGGCCGGACTGAGCGCCCGCTGCGCCTCCGTACGGGCCACCGGGCTGCCCGTGCTCGACCTCGAACGCGACCCGCGCGCCGCCGCCGACGCCATCACCGAACAGGCCCTGCGCGCGGTGACGGACGACCGCGCCGAGGTGATCTGCCTGGGCTGCGGAGGCATGGCCGGCCTCGCCGGGCAGGTCGCCGAGCGCACCGGGGTCCCGGTCGTCGACGGGGTGAGCGCCGCCGTGACGATCGCCGAGTCACTGGTCCGGCTCGGCCTCACCACCTCCAAGGTGCGCACCTACGCCCCGCCGCGGCCCAAGAAGCTCGCCAACTGGCCGCCGCGCACGGCCTGA
- a CDS encoding GntR family transcriptional regulator, with protein sequence MTEPGDFMPESERVTRQLRDEILDGVRGPGSRLVERELAEALGVSRLPVREALKTLVSEGLVTPRPRTWAVVREFTASDVADLDEVRSALETLAFRLAAQRHTRDGLRRLRADLDAELEAARAGDAVRARRSAADFHQTVTTLAANELLNELDRALSSRMRWFRGRHDDLLGVAREHEALYQAIAARDVARVEALVLHHLATGRTAALGHRAHDTRGDT encoded by the coding sequence ATGACGGAGCCAGGGGACTTCATGCCCGAGTCCGAGCGGGTGACCCGGCAGTTGCGCGACGAGATCCTCGACGGGGTACGGGGACCCGGCAGCCGTCTGGTGGAGCGCGAACTGGCCGAGGCGCTCGGCGTGAGCCGGCTCCCGGTGCGCGAGGCGCTGAAGACCCTGGTGTCCGAGGGCCTGGTGACCCCGCGCCCGCGCACCTGGGCGGTGGTGCGCGAGTTCACCGCCAGCGACGTCGCCGATCTCGACGAGGTCCGCTCGGCCCTGGAGACCCTGGCCTTCCGGCTCGCCGCCCAGCGCCACACCCGCGACGGTCTGCGGCGGCTGCGCGCCGACCTGGACGCCGAGCTGGAGGCGGCCCGCGCCGGTGACGCGGTCCGGGCCCGCCGGTCGGCGGCCGACTTCCACCAGACCGTCACCACCCTGGCCGCCAACGAGCTGCTGAACGAACTCGACCGCGCCCTCAGCAGCCGCATGCGGTGGTTCCGCGGCCGCCACGACGACCTGCTGGGGGTGGCCCGGGAACACGAGGCCCTGTACCAGGCGATCGCGGCCCGCGACGTCGCCCGCGTCGAGGCCCTCGTCCTGCACCACCTGGCCACCGGCCGCACCGCGGCCCTGGGCCACCGCGCCCACGACACCCGCGGCGACACCTGA
- a CDS encoding putative quinol monooxygenase: protein MSFTVIARYRCLPGRQDTVLGLLDRMAAASRAEPGCLGYRVHQGTEDPRALALYEEYATEADFTAHCAAAHFQDIVLAQVVPLLESRDVLRCAPRPEVSA from the coding sequence GTGAGCTTCACCGTCATCGCCCGCTACCGCTGCCTGCCCGGCCGCCAGGACACCGTGCTCGGCCTCCTGGACCGGATGGCGGCGGCCTCCCGCGCCGAACCCGGCTGCCTCGGCTACCGCGTCCACCAGGGCACCGAGGACCCCCGCGCCCTCGCCCTGTACGAGGAGTACGCCACCGAGGCGGACTTCACCGCCCACTGCGCCGCCGCGCACTTCCAGGACATCGTCCTCGCCCAGGTGGTGCCCCTGCTGGAGAGCCGCGACGTGCTGCGCTGCGCGCCCCGCCCGGAGGTGAGCGCGTGA
- a CDS encoding urease accessory protein UreD, whose protein sequence is MRELSGAPDTLAAGRPGKVGLLELRYARVGERTELVDRYQKSPLQIMRPLYVDPLRPDMPVTYLMSTGGGIVQADRNRIDIDCGAGTAVHLTTQAATKLHRTEFDHATQVVHLTAGAESYVEYLPDPLIPYRDARFYQQTLVTADPTATVLLGETVTAGRLARGERHAYRLLFSDLEITRPDGEPLVVDTVRLDPGEAGPVTGPAVFGGHDLMATLHVLTPLAPAAEVADTLHEALRAAGPAFGVSVLPEDCGAWVRIMGSDPPAVARALRGAWDAVRRLLIGVPAPDLRKT, encoded by the coding sequence ATGCGCGAGCTGTCCGGCGCGCCGGACACCCTGGCCGCCGGGCGCCCCGGCAAGGTCGGCCTGCTCGAACTGCGCTACGCCCGGGTCGGCGAGCGCACCGAACTCGTGGACCGCTACCAGAAGTCGCCGTTGCAGATCATGCGGCCCCTGTACGTGGACCCGCTGCGGCCGGACATGCCCGTCACCTATCTGATGTCCACCGGGGGCGGCATCGTGCAGGCCGACCGCAACCGCATCGACATCGACTGCGGAGCGGGCACCGCCGTGCACCTGACGACGCAGGCGGCCACCAAGCTGCACCGGACGGAGTTCGACCACGCCACCCAGGTCGTCCACCTGACCGCCGGGGCGGAGAGCTACGTCGAGTACCTGCCCGACCCGCTGATCCCCTACCGGGACGCCCGCTTCTACCAGCAGACCCTGGTGACCGCCGATCCGACGGCCACCGTGCTGCTGGGCGAGACGGTCACGGCGGGCCGGCTGGCCCGCGGTGAACGGCACGCCTACCGGCTGCTCTTCAGCGACCTGGAGATCACCCGCCCGGACGGCGAGCCGCTGGTGGTGGACACCGTACGCCTGGATCCGGGCGAGGCGGGCCCGGTGACCGGGCCCGCGGTCTTCGGCGGCCACGACCTGATGGCCACCCTGCATGTGCTGACCCCGCTCGCCCCGGCGGCCGAGGTCGCCGACACCCTGCACGAGGCCCTGCGCGCCGCCGGGCCCGCCTTCGGTGTGAGCGTGCTGCCCGAGGACTGCGGTGCCTGGGTCCGGATCATGGGCAGCGACCCGCCCGCGGTGGCCCGCGCCCTGCGCGGGGCCTGGGACGCGGTGCGCCGCCTGCTCATCGGCGTCCCGGCTCCGGACCTGCGCAAGACCTGA
- a CDS encoding glycerol-3-phosphate responsive antiterminator, with translation MNPAARPSAALDPRLARAFADVPVVASVVGGRPLRDFLTAPVRVCILASFAVGELPKVVGALGRAQRIVFVNVDSSPGLAQDRGALEFLKELGAHGVVSTRLNLIEKGRPLGLLTMMKVFVTDRSNLRRSLDAVAHGGPDLVEIMPAPITGRMSQEARRALSPSVAAGFVETAEDVALALSLGSVAAATSDPRLWHLRRDHLPPAPQE, from the coding sequence ATGAACCCCGCCGCCCGGCCCAGCGCCGCCCTCGACCCGCGCCTCGCCCGCGCCTTCGCCGACGTGCCCGTCGTCGCGTCCGTCGTGGGCGGCAGACCCCTGCGGGACTTCCTGACGGCCCCCGTCAGGGTGTGCATCCTCGCCTCCTTCGCGGTCGGCGAACTGCCCAAGGTCGTGGGGGCGCTGGGCCGGGCCCAGCGGATCGTGTTCGTCAACGTGGACAGCAGCCCGGGACTGGCCCAGGACCGCGGCGCGCTGGAGTTCCTCAAGGAGCTCGGCGCGCACGGCGTGGTCAGCACCCGGCTCAACCTCATCGAGAAGGGCCGCCCGCTCGGGCTGCTGACCATGATGAAGGTCTTCGTCACCGACCGCTCCAACCTGCGCCGCAGCCTGGACGCCGTCGCGCACGGCGGCCCCGACCTGGTCGAGATCATGCCCGCGCCGATCACCGGCCGGATGAGCCAGGAGGCCCGGCGCGCCCTGTCGCCGTCCGTCGCCGCCGGTTTCGTCGAGACCGCCGAGGACGTGGCCCTCGCCCTCTCCCTCGGCTCGGTCGCCGCCGCCACCTCCGACCCCCGCCTGTGGCACCTGCGCCGCGACCACCTCCCACCCGCACCCCAGGAGTAG
- the ureG gene encoding urease accessory protein UreG: MHDPTQVKGSHHHDDDLVRRTPDGVLRVGVAGPVGSGKTALIEALVPVLIGRGRTPAVITNDIYTSEDAAHVRRTLDGILAADRIVGVETGACPHTAVRDDPTMNQAAADEILERHPEVDTLLFESGGDNLTLTFSPALVDLFLFVLDTAEGDKMPRKRGPGITECELLVINKVDIAQYVRCDLAQMESDAYAVRQGRPVVLTNSLTGDGLDAIADFVLAHEAADPAGAPAVSA; encoded by the coding sequence ATGCACGACCCCACCCAGGTCAAGGGCTCCCACCACCACGACGACGACCTCGTCCGGCGCACCCCCGACGGTGTGCTGCGCGTGGGCGTCGCCGGGCCGGTCGGCTCCGGCAAGACCGCGCTGATCGAGGCGCTGGTCCCGGTGCTGATCGGGCGCGGCCGCACCCCGGCCGTGATCACCAACGACATCTACACCTCCGAGGACGCCGCGCACGTACGGCGCACCCTGGACGGGATCCTCGCCGCGGACCGCATCGTCGGCGTCGAGACGGGCGCCTGCCCGCACACCGCCGTCCGGGACGACCCGACGATGAACCAGGCCGCCGCCGACGAGATCCTGGAACGCCACCCGGAGGTGGACACGCTGCTCTTCGAGAGCGGCGGCGACAACCTGACGCTCACCTTCAGCCCGGCCCTCGTCGACCTGTTCCTGTTCGTGCTGGACACCGCCGAGGGCGACAAGATGCCCCGCAAGCGCGGTCCGGGCATCACCGAGTGCGAACTCCTCGTCATCAACAAGGTCGACATCGCCCAGTACGTGCGCTGCGACCTGGCGCAGATGGAGTCGGACGCCTACGCGGTACGGCAGGGCCGGCCCGTGGTGCTCACCAACTCCCTCACCGGCGACGGTCTGGACGCCATCGCCGACTTCGTGCTCGCCCACGAGGCCGCCGACCCGGCCGGCGCCCCGGCGGTGTCCGCGTGA